In a single window of the Balaenoptera acutorostrata chromosome 3, mBalAcu1.1, whole genome shotgun sequence genome:
- the LOC103005791 gene encoding neutral alpha-glucosidase C isoform X9 gives MDAAEKEEISVEDEAVDKNIFKDCSKIAFYRRQKQRLSKKSTYRALLDSVTAGKESTRFQIINEAAKPVCKFSLVTTLLTASPRMQGYL, from the exons ATGGACGCAGCTGAGAAAGAGGAAATCAG TGTTGAAGATGAAGCTGtggataaaaacattttcaaagactGCAGCAAGATTGCTTTCTACAG GCGTCAGAAACAGCGGCTCTCCAAGAAGTCTACCTATCGGGCATTACTAGACTCAGTCACGGCAGGCAAAGAGAGCACCAGGTTCCAAATCATCAACGAAGCAGCTAAG CCTGTTTGCAAGTTTTCACTGGTGACAACACTTCTGACAGCTTCTCCAAGGATGCAGGGATATCTCTGA